A single genomic interval of Halorubrum aethiopicum harbors:
- a CDS encoding redox-regulated ATPase YchF yields MITVALAGKPNAGKSTFYTAATMADVDVANYPFTTIDANRGVTAVRTECPCLDREERCGNERCHDGTRYVPVELLDVAGLVPGAHEGKGLGNQFLDELTNADVVLNVVDASGATNAEGEPVEAGSHDPVDEVDFIETEMDLWLAGVIGDNWEGVERKSRAPDFDLDETLTEMLTGVGATEADVAAVLRGLEYPADPKRWEDADREALARAIRRRTKPMVVVANKADVAPAETLERLREATDKPVVPATADGELALRRAAEASVVSYDPGDPDFEVLGDVSDEQRAGLDAIRDVMERLGGTGVQAALNAAVYDLLDRITVYPVQDASKWTDGTGNVLPDAFLLPEGATPPDLAYAVHTDIGEGYLHAVDARSSRRIGEDHTLSEGDVVKIVSTAGP; encoded by the coding sequence ATGATCACGGTCGCTCTGGCGGGGAAGCCGAACGCCGGCAAGTCCACCTTCTACACCGCCGCGACGATGGCCGACGTCGACGTCGCCAACTACCCGTTCACGACGATCGACGCCAACCGCGGGGTCACCGCGGTCCGCACGGAGTGCCCCTGTCTCGACCGCGAGGAGCGCTGCGGGAACGAGCGCTGTCACGATGGGACCAGATACGTCCCGGTCGAACTCCTCGACGTGGCCGGGCTCGTCCCCGGCGCACACGAGGGAAAGGGACTCGGGAACCAGTTCCTCGACGAGCTGACGAACGCGGACGTGGTGTTGAACGTCGTCGACGCCTCGGGGGCGACGAACGCCGAGGGCGAGCCCGTCGAGGCCGGCAGCCACGACCCGGTCGACGAGGTGGACTTCATCGAGACCGAGATGGACCTCTGGCTCGCCGGCGTGATCGGCGACAACTGGGAGGGCGTCGAGCGGAAGTCGCGCGCGCCGGACTTCGACCTCGACGAGACGCTCACCGAGATGCTCACGGGAGTCGGCGCGACCGAGGCCGACGTGGCGGCGGTGCTCCGCGGGCTGGAGTACCCCGCCGACCCGAAGCGCTGGGAGGACGCGGACCGCGAGGCGCTGGCCCGCGCGATCCGCCGCCGGACGAAGCCCATGGTCGTCGTCGCGAACAAGGCCGACGTCGCGCCCGCGGAGACCCTCGAGCGGCTCCGCGAGGCGACCGACAAGCCGGTCGTTCCGGCGACCGCGGACGGCGAACTCGCGCTCCGGCGGGCCGCCGAGGCGAGCGTCGTCTCGTACGACCCCGGCGACCCCGACTTCGAGGTCCTCGGCGACGTCTCCGACGAGCAGCGCGCCGGCCTCGACGCGATCCGCGACGTGATGGAGCGGCTCGGCGGGACCGGCGTCCAGGCCGCGCTGAACGCGGCCGTCTACGACCTGCTCGACCGGATCACGGTCTACCCCGTCCAGGACGCGAGCAAGTGGACCGACGGAACGGGGAACGTCCTCCCCGACGCGTTCCTGCTTCCCGAGGGGGCCACCCCGCCCGACCTCGCGTACGCGGTCCACACCGACATCGGCGAGGGGTACCTCCACGCGGTCGACGCGCGGTCGAGCCGGCGGATCGGCGAGGACCACACCCTCTCGGAGGGCGACGTGGTGAAGATCGTCTCGACTGCGGGGCCGTAG
- a CDS encoding SRPBCC family protein: MDELVVRTEVYADPETVYEFLLDFQGYAHYSEYLREVRMLAGDGGPGTRYALTFAWWKLTYTARSKVTGVEPPERIDWEITKDIDAGGCWRVTPLGDDEASETTGDAEETGESDEPRCEVALEVEFDPGSASPNALDLPRLVSFDWVLKKAIPLIRSEAERVVERAVRDLEGSTRDVELDVYVDSDRI, translated from the coding sequence GTGGACGAACTCGTCGTGCGCACCGAGGTGTACGCCGACCCGGAGACGGTGTACGAGTTCCTGCTGGACTTTCAAGGCTACGCCCACTACTCCGAGTACCTCCGGGAGGTCCGGATGCTCGCGGGCGACGGCGGACCCGGAACCCGCTACGCGCTCACGTTCGCGTGGTGGAAGCTCACCTACACCGCGCGCTCGAAGGTGACCGGCGTCGAACCACCCGAGCGGATCGACTGGGAGATCACGAAGGACATCGACGCGGGCGGCTGTTGGCGGGTGACGCCGCTCGGGGACGACGAGGCGAGCGAGACGACGGGGGACGCAGAGGAGACCGGCGAGAGCGACGAGCCGAGATGTGAGGTCGCCCTCGAGGTCGAGTTCGATCCGGGATCGGCGAGCCCGAACGCGCTCGACCTCCCGCGGCTCGTCTCGTTCGACTGGGTGTTGAAGAAGGCGATCCCGCTCATCCGGTCGGAGGCCGAACGGGTGGTCGAGCGGGCGGTGCGGGACCTGGAGGGCTCGACGCGGGACGTCGAACTCGACGTGTACGTCGACTCCGATCGGATCTGA
- a CDS encoding DUF371 domain-containing protein encodes MSDDPVDDHPAGDPHVERVEVVRARGHENVTAEHASTFEFTTDDWLTPAGDCILGVAADRTPRDFSAAFREACRDPEATITATITVEAEDGETHTETVVGRGDPGLALVDDRSMVGRTSEYTDDERTILVDADAAAADLDRDLVAALADGADVELRLEVR; translated from the coding sequence ATGAGCGACGACCCCGTCGACGACCACCCAGCCGGCGACCCGCACGTCGAACGCGTCGAGGTCGTCCGCGCGCGCGGCCACGAGAACGTCACCGCCGAGCATGCGAGCACCTTCGAGTTCACGACCGACGACTGGCTCACGCCCGCGGGCGACTGTATCCTCGGCGTCGCGGCCGACCGAACCCCGCGGGACTTCTCCGCGGCCTTCCGGGAGGCGTGTCGGGACCCCGAGGCGACGATCACGGCGACGATCACGGTCGAGGCCGAGGACGGCGAGACACACACGGAGACGGTCGTCGGCCGGGGCGACCCCGGTCTCGCGCTCGTCGACGACCGGTCGATGGTCGGCCGGACGAGCGAGTACACCGACGACGAGCGGACGATCCTGGTCGACGCCGACGCGGCGGCCGCCGACCTCGACCGCGACCTCGTGGCCGCACTCGCCGACGGCGCGGACGTGGAGTTACGACTCGAGGTTCGGTGA
- the gltB gene encoding glutamate synthase large subunit: MTKSRSTIPEPGTTRDDRDAGLASPTDDRSNCGIGGVIDLDGAPAHDTVRDAVRLLENLEHRGTTGAEENTGDGAGIMVARPDEFFEAVVDADLPEEYAVGSVFMPPEPGVQAEIHDVIAEVLSVYGLEVLAWRDVPTDNGDLGETALDSEPHVAQLFVAPVEGAGLAERFTDPAADPDADPELLGFDRALYAARREIENVVGDVDGAGRFYVCSFDRQRVVYKGLLKGSQLADYYPDLEDERFASHVALVHARFSTNTLGAWHLAHPYRNVVHNGEFNTIRGNVNWMRARENDLDHPAFGAELETIRPVIDDPNQSDTASLDNAVELLLQTGRDLPHVLRMLVPEAFRGDDLMADERADFYDYHASLVEPWDGPALVIGFDGDRVAGVLDRNGLRPCRYEVTTDNRLVVGSEVGALPTDAANVTRRGRLQPGEIFVADPEEGRIVPDDEVFDELTDEKYGEWVDDGQVGLDDLVGEDAEATTEADPEPGGFDGSSDDEEETDETNHTVRAHQAAFGYTTDSLNHLVEPMAEAGKDPVGSMGDDTPLSVLADVDRPLFTYFKQLFAQVSNPPIDYIREELVTSLESRIGNQRNLLAETPEHARQIVADSPVLSNAEAAALKGLDGDSGFSSATVDTTYARDTSLTDAVTRIRREASDAIEAGADVVVLSDRAIGPDRLAVPSLLVTGAVHHQLVRNGLRNRAGLVVESGEPHEVHHLATLVGYGADAVDPYLAYASIADVVAGPDGADEADALAAYRGALEDGLLKTMAKMGISTVESYQGAQIFEAVGLDSDLVGEFFEGTEIRTEGIGLEEIEDDLRTRHAMAFGVDPELETVGEYENRSSGVHHGWNPQTVGTLQQAVRSGDYEQYGEFAELVNDQSETLQTLRGLLEFDSDRDPVPVEEVEPVESIVERFSTAAMSLGSLSPEAHENNAIAMNRLGAKSNTGEGGEPPERFDTEKECNVKQVASGRFGVTAEYLASADELQIKMAQGSKPGEGGHLPGEKVNEMIAHVRCSTPGVGLISPPPQHDIYSIEDLKQLIFDLKAANPSADVNVKLVSEAGIGTIAAGVAKANADVVHVSGHSGGTGASPKTSIKNAGLPWELGLAEANQMLRATGLRDRIRVTADGGLKTGRDVAVAAALGAEEYVFGTASLVTSGCVMARQCHENTCPVGVATQREDLRQRFPGQPDHVINYMTFIAQELRELMAELGFTELEEFVGRPDLLTQRETDHEKASHLDLSAVIADPAGDSRTKTRAQTHAGIESLLDWDLIEEASPAIEDGTPVALTRDIDNVDRAVGATLSNRVVSAHGGEGLPDDTVTCRFDGHAGQSFGAFLAQGITMELAGAANDYVGKGLSGGRIVISTPEDAGYDPAENVVAGNVGLYGATAGETYVNGVVGERFGVRNSGVKAVVEGVGDHGCEYMTGGVVAVLGDTGRNFAAGMSGGVAYVYDPDDRLDERLNRGMVSLSSDLDASDERMLRRLVENHRAYTDSDRAAELLDDWEATLSDFVRVFPDAYADVIAEGTGTDVREEPPAPADAAPDAAADATGQVSSDD, encoded by the coding sequence ATGACCAAGTCACGTAGTACCATCCCCGAGCCGGGGACGACTCGGGACGACCGCGACGCGGGGCTCGCCTCCCCGACGGACGACCGCTCGAACTGCGGGATCGGCGGCGTCATCGACCTCGACGGCGCGCCCGCTCACGACACCGTACGCGACGCCGTTCGACTCCTGGAGAACCTCGAGCATCGGGGGACCACGGGCGCGGAGGAGAACACGGGCGACGGGGCCGGGATCATGGTCGCGCGCCCCGACGAGTTCTTCGAGGCGGTCGTCGACGCCGACCTCCCCGAGGAGTACGCCGTCGGCTCCGTCTTCATGCCGCCGGAGCCCGGCGTTCAAGCCGAGATCCACGACGTCATCGCCGAGGTGCTCTCCGTCTACGGGCTCGAGGTGCTCGCCTGGCGGGACGTCCCGACCGACAACGGCGACCTCGGCGAGACCGCGCTCGACTCGGAGCCGCACGTCGCCCAGCTGTTCGTCGCCCCGGTCGAGGGGGCCGGCCTCGCCGAGCGGTTCACGGATCCCGCGGCCGATCCCGACGCCGACCCCGAACTGCTCGGGTTCGACCGCGCGCTGTACGCCGCCCGCCGCGAGATCGAGAACGTCGTGGGCGACGTCGACGGCGCGGGGCGATTCTACGTCTGCTCGTTCGACCGCCAGCGCGTCGTGTACAAGGGGCTGCTCAAGGGCTCCCAGCTCGCCGACTACTACCCCGACCTCGAGGACGAGCGGTTCGCGAGCCACGTCGCGTTGGTCCACGCCCGCTTCTCGACGAACACGCTCGGCGCGTGGCACCTCGCGCACCCGTACCGCAACGTGGTCCACAACGGCGAGTTCAACACGATCCGCGGGAACGTCAACTGGATGCGCGCCCGCGAGAACGACCTGGACCACCCGGCCTTCGGCGCGGAGCTCGAGACGATCCGGCCGGTGATCGACGACCCGAACCAGTCCGACACCGCCAGCCTCGACAACGCGGTCGAACTGCTCCTCCAGACCGGGCGCGACCTGCCGCACGTCCTGCGGATGCTCGTCCCCGAGGCGTTCCGCGGCGACGACCTCATGGCCGACGAGCGTGCGGACTTCTACGACTACCACGCCTCGCTCGTCGAGCCGTGGGACGGCCCCGCCCTCGTCATCGGCTTCGACGGCGACCGCGTCGCGGGCGTGCTCGACCGCAACGGGCTCCGGCCCTGCCGCTACGAGGTCACGACCGACAACCGGCTGGTCGTCGGCAGCGAGGTCGGCGCGCTGCCCACCGACGCCGCGAACGTGACGCGCCGCGGCCGGCTCCAGCCCGGCGAGATCTTCGTCGCCGACCCCGAGGAAGGGCGGATCGTCCCCGACGACGAGGTGTTCGACGAGCTCACCGACGAGAAGTACGGCGAGTGGGTCGACGACGGGCAGGTGGGACTCGACGACCTCGTCGGCGAGGACGCCGAGGCGACGACGGAGGCCGACCCGGAGCCTGGCGGGTTCGACGGAAGCTCGGACGACGAGGAGGAGACGGACGAAACGAACCACACCGTCCGTGCCCACCAGGCCGCCTTCGGCTACACCACGGACTCGCTGAACCACCTCGTGGAGCCGATGGCCGAGGCGGGGAAGGACCCCGTCGGGTCGATGGGCGATGACACCCCGCTGTCGGTGCTCGCCGACGTCGACCGGCCGCTCTTCACCTACTTCAAACAGCTGTTCGCGCAGGTGTCGAACCCGCCGATCGACTACATCCGCGAGGAGCTCGTCACCTCGCTCGAGTCGCGGATCGGCAACCAGCGCAACCTGCTCGCGGAGACGCCCGAACACGCCCGGCAGATCGTCGCCGACTCCCCCGTCCTGTCGAACGCCGAGGCGGCCGCGCTGAAGGGGCTCGACGGCGACTCCGGGTTCTCGTCGGCGACCGTCGACACCACCTACGCCCGCGACACGTCGCTCACCGACGCCGTCACCCGGATCCGCCGGGAGGCGTCCGACGCGATCGAGGCGGGCGCGGACGTGGTCGTGCTCTCGGACCGGGCGATCGGTCCGGACCGGCTCGCCGTGCCCAGCCTGCTCGTCACGGGCGCGGTCCACCACCAGCTCGTGCGCAACGGGCTCCGGAACCGCGCGGGGCTCGTCGTCGAGTCCGGCGAGCCCCACGAGGTCCACCACCTCGCCACGCTGGTCGGCTACGGGGCGGACGCGGTCGACCCGTACCTCGCGTACGCATCCATCGCCGACGTGGTCGCCGGCCCGGACGGGGCGGACGAGGCGGACGCGCTCGCCGCCTACCGCGGCGCGTTGGAGGACGGCCTCCTCAAGACGATGGCGAAGATGGGGATCTCGACGGTCGAGTCCTACCAGGGCGCACAGATCTTCGAGGCGGTCGGGCTCGACTCCGATCTCGTCGGCGAGTTCTTCGAGGGGACCGAGATCCGCACCGAGGGGATCGGGCTCGAGGAGATCGAGGACGACCTCCGGACCCGCCACGCGATGGCGTTCGGGGTCGACCCGGAGCTCGAGACGGTCGGCGAGTACGAGAACCGCTCGTCGGGCGTCCACCACGGCTGGAACCCGCAGACGGTCGGGACGCTCCAGCAGGCGGTGCGCAGCGGCGACTACGAGCAGTACGGCGAGTTCGCCGAGCTGGTCAACGACCAGTCGGAGACGCTCCAGACGCTGCGCGGACTCTTGGAGTTCGACTCCGACCGCGACCCGGTGCCGGTCGAGGAGGTCGAGCCCGTCGAGTCGATCGTCGAGCGCTTCTCGACGGCCGCGATGAGCCTCGGCAGCCTCTCGCCGGAGGCCCACGAGAACAACGCGATCGCGATGAACCGGCTGGGCGCGAAGTCCAACACCGGCGAGGGCGGCGAGCCGCCCGAGCGGTTCGACACCGAGAAGGAGTGTAACGTGAAACAGGTCGCCTCCGGCCGCTTCGGCGTCACCGCCGAGTACCTCGCGAGCGCCGACGAGCTCCAGATCAAGATGGCTCAGGGGTCGAAGCCCGGCGAGGGCGGCCACCTCCCCGGCGAGAAGGTCAACGAGATGATCGCGCACGTCCGGTGTTCCACGCCCGGCGTCGGCCTCATCTCCCCGCCCCCGCAACACGACATCTACTCGATCGAGGACCTCAAACAGCTCATCTTCGATCTGAAGGCCGCGAACCCCTCGGCCGACGTCAACGTGAAGCTCGTCTCGGAGGCCGGGATCGGCACCATCGCGGCGGGCGTCGCGAAGGCGAACGCCGACGTGGTCCACGTCTCCGGCCACTCCGGCGGGACGGGCGCGTCGCCGAAGACGTCGATCAAGAACGCGGGACTCCCCTGGGAACTTGGGCTCGCGGAGGCGAACCAGATGCTTCGCGCGACCGGGCTGCGCGACCGGATCCGCGTGACGGCCGACGGCGGGCTCAAGACCGGCCGCGACGTGGCCGTCGCCGCCGCCCTCGGCGCGGAGGAGTACGTCTTCGGCACGGCCTCGCTCGTCACCTCCGGCTGCGTGATGGCCCGCCAGTGTCACGAGAACACGTGTCCGGTCGGCGTCGCCACCCAACGGGAGGACCTCCGCCAGCGCTTCCCCGGCCAGCCCGATCACGTGATCAACTACATGACGTTCATCGCCCAGGAGCTGCGCGAACTCATGGCCGAGCTCGGCTTCACGGAGCTCGAGGAGTTCGTCGGCCGGCCGGACCTGTTGACCCAGCGCGAGACCGACCACGAGAAGGCGAGCCACCTCGACCTCTCGGCGGTGATCGCCGACCCCGCCGGCGACTCCCGCACCAAGACGCGGGCACAGACCCACGCCGGCATCGAGTCGCTGCTCGACTGGGACCTGATCGAGGAGGCGTCGCCCGCCATCGAGGACGGGACGCCGGTCGCGCTCACCCGCGACATCGACAACGTCGACCGCGCGGTCGGCGCGACGCTCTCGAACCGCGTCGTCTCCGCACACGGCGGCGAGGGGCTCCCGGACGACACCGTCACCTGTCGGTTCGACGGGCACGCCGGCCAGAGCTTCGGCGCGTTCCTCGCGCAGGGGATCACGATGGAGCTGGCCGGCGCGGCCAACGACTACGTCGGCAAGGGGCTCTCCGGCGGGCGGATCGTGATCTCGACGCCGGAGGACGCGGGCTACGACCCCGCCGAGAACGTCGTCGCCGGCAACGTCGGTCTGTACGGCGCGACCGCGGGCGAGACGTACGTCAACGGGGTCGTCGGCGAGCGCTTCGGCGTCCGCAACTCGGGCGTCAAGGCGGTCGTCGAGGGCGTCGGCGACCACGGCTGTGAGTACATGACCGGCGGCGTCGTCGCCGTGCTCGGCGACACCGGCCGCAACTTCGCGGCCGGCATGTCCGGCGGCGTCGCCTACGTCTACGATCCCGACGACCGCCTCGACGAGCGGCTCAACCGCGGGATGGTGTCGCTCTCGTCCGACCTCGACGCCAGCGACGAACGGATGCTCCGCCGGCTCGTCGAGAACCACCGCGCGTACACCGACAGCGACCGCGCCGCCGAGCTGCTCGACGACTGGGAGGCCACGCTCTCGGACTTCGTTCGCGTCTTCCCCGACGCGTACGCCGACGTGATCGCCGAGGGGACGGGCACCGACGTGCGCGAGGAGCCGCCCGCGCCCGCCGACGCCGCGCCCGACGCCGCCGCCGACGCGACCGGACAGGTCTCGAGCGACGACTGA
- a CDS encoding amidohydrolase family protein: MLGLEHDFRIVDTHASLDPDEASVAAHGRDITPERLEREMHQAGIVRAVASPGRRAAGRSYLRANNAVARLAVDRPFVAFARLNGPRDPGNGPVSAVRNLRAERDDHHARPDDVEQYSYDDRFHGFKLVPPHDGLPNADVLERLEAADLPVIVHGGREFPPDAVERELLGYDFPVVLASFGGYPLDTGLMNRTLDLLEEHDRLYVDTSAVRYREILERGVLEHPDRVVFGSGAPHVHPNVGVMEVLTLDVSEDLMRRVFAKNPVRLVPALAEGADV; encoded by the coding sequence ATGCTGGGGTTGGAACACGACTTCCGGATCGTCGACACCCACGCGTCCCTCGACCCGGACGAGGCCTCCGTCGCCGCACACGGCCGGGACATCACGCCCGAGCGGCTCGAACGCGAGATGCACCAGGCGGGGATCGTCCGCGCGGTCGCGAGCCCCGGCCGCCGCGCCGCCGGACGGAGCTACCTCCGCGCCAACAACGCGGTCGCGCGGCTCGCCGTCGACCGTCCGTTCGTCGCGTTCGCCCGGCTCAACGGCCCCAGGGATCCCGGAAACGGGCCCGTCTCCGCCGTCCGCAACCTCAGGGCCGAGCGCGACGACCACCACGCCCGCCCCGACGACGTCGAGCAGTACTCCTACGACGACCGGTTCCACGGGTTCAAACTCGTCCCCCCGCACGACGGGCTGCCGAACGCGGACGTCCTCGAACGGCTGGAGGCGGCCGACCTCCCCGTCATCGTCCACGGCGGACGGGAGTTCCCGCCCGACGCGGTCGAGCGCGAGCTGCTCGGCTACGACTTCCCCGTGGTGCTCGCGAGCTTCGGCGGCTACCCGCTCGACACCGGGCTGATGAACCGGACGCTCGACCTCCTGGAGGAGCACGACCGCCTCTACGTCGACACGAGCGCCGTGCGCTACCGCGAGATCCTCGAACGCGGGGTGTTGGAACACCCCGACCGCGTCGTGTTCGGCTCCGGCGCGCCCCACGTCCACCCGAACGTCGGCGTGATGGAGGTGTTGACCCTCGACGTCTCCGAGGACCTGATGCGCCGCGTCTTCGCGAAGAACCCGGTCCGGCTCGTCCCCGCGCTCGCCGAGGGGGCGGACGTGTGA
- the thsA gene encoding thermosome subunit alpha, producing MASRTQPIYVLSEDSERTRGRAAQESNIAAGKAVAEAVRTTLGPRGMDKMLVDSTGTVVITNDGATILDQMDIDHPAAQMIVEVAESQEESVGDGTTTAAVLLGELLSRAEDLLEDDLHPTVIVEGYAEAARLANEAVDEQLIDVADADDLLAEVAESSMTGKGTGDTAARELADLVVEAIERVAEDGIDRDAVHVHPRVGAASSATELVDGVVLEEEPVHDGMPRTVEDASVAVLDTKLEVRQGGVDAEYSITSVDGLEAALKAEDDELRGYAAALSEAGVDVLVCRKAIDDRVAGHLADAGILAFESVKSSDATDVARVTGAKRLGTLDDIEEADLGRAESIAVESEGDDDLVFVRGGDASRAVTLLVRGSTDHVVDELERAVNDAVDAVVAAREEGIVPGAGATEVAIAAHLRRASASVEGRKQLAIEAFADAVDALPRTLAENAGSDPIDTLVDLRATHDREGRAGVIADRRIARVGDPLEAGIVDPAAVKREAVDSATEAATMLLRIDDVISAE from the coding sequence ATGGCATCCCGTACTCAACCGATCTACGTGCTCTCGGAGGACAGCGAACGAACGCGCGGCCGCGCCGCCCAGGAGTCCAACATCGCGGCGGGGAAGGCCGTCGCCGAGGCCGTTCGCACGACGCTCGGGCCTCGCGGGATGGACAAGATGCTCGTCGACTCGACGGGGACGGTCGTGATCACGAACGACGGGGCGACGATCCTCGATCAAATGGACATCGACCACCCCGCGGCCCAGATGATCGTCGAGGTCGCGGAGTCCCAGGAGGAGTCCGTGGGCGACGGGACCACGACCGCGGCCGTGCTCCTCGGCGAACTCCTCTCGCGGGCGGAGGACCTGCTCGAGGACGACCTCCACCCGACCGTGATCGTCGAGGGGTACGCCGAGGCGGCCCGGCTGGCGAACGAGGCGGTGGACGAGCAGCTGATCGACGTCGCCGACGCGGACGACCTCCTCGCGGAGGTCGCGGAGTCGTCGATGACGGGGAAGGGCACCGGCGACACCGCCGCCCGCGAGCTGGCCGACCTCGTCGTCGAGGCGATCGAGCGGGTCGCCGAGGACGGGATCGACCGCGACGCGGTCCACGTCCACCCGCGAGTCGGCGCGGCGTCGTCCGCGACGGAGCTCGTCGACGGGGTCGTCCTCGAGGAGGAGCCCGTCCACGACGGGATGCCCCGGACGGTCGAGGACGCCTCGGTGGCGGTCCTCGACACGAAACTGGAGGTCCGGCAGGGCGGCGTCGACGCGGAGTACTCGATCACCTCGGTCGACGGACTCGAGGCGGCGCTGAAGGCGGAGGACGACGAGCTCCGCGGCTACGCCGCGGCCCTCTCCGAGGCCGGCGTCGACGTCCTGGTCTGCCGGAAGGCGATCGACGATCGCGTGGCCGGCCACCTCGCCGACGCCGGGATCCTCGCCTTCGAGAGCGTGAAGTCCTCCGACGCCACCGACGTCGCCCGCGTGACGGGCGCGAAGCGGCTCGGGACCCTCGACGACATCGAGGAGGCCGATCTCGGCCGCGCGGAGTCGATCGCCGTCGAGAGCGAGGGCGACGACGACCTCGTCTTCGTCCGCGGCGGCGACGCGAGCCGGGCGGTGACCCTCCTCGTGCGCGGCTCGACCGACCACGTCGTCGACGAGCTCGAACGCGCGGTGAACGACGCGGTCGACGCGGTCGTCGCCGCCCGCGAGGAGGGGATCGTCCCCGGAGCGGGCGCGACCGAGGTCGCGATCGCGGCGCACCTCCGCAGGGCGTCGGCCTCCGTGGAGGGGCGCAAACAGCTCGCGATCGAGGCGTTCGCGGACGCCGTCGACGCGCTCCCCCGCACGCTGGCGGAGAACGCCGGTTCGGACCCGATCGACACCCTCGTCGACCTGCGGGCGACCCACGACCGCGAGGGCCGAGCGGGCGTCATCGCCGACCGCCGGATCGCCCGCGTCGGCGACCCCCTGGAGGCGGGGATCGTCGATCCCGCCGCGGTGAAACGCGAGGCCGTCGACTCCGCGACCGAGGCGGCGACGATGCTCCTCCGGATCGACGACGTGATCTCCGCGGAGTAG
- a CDS encoding HU family DNA-binding protein: protein MTGQTAAMNKAELIEAMASESGLSKADAKRALDAFTHATTRALEKGESAVLVGFGSFSISKRSARTGRNPKSRNGSVNDSPVAFDACPEFAAALDLNPGKGDEASAKCRDADVVIDAEYIASEAGRNSRLSEDDAKRALEAFINATTKALKKGDRLSLGGKEDENEGFGSFSISKRSARTGRNPQTGKEIQIAAKNVVKFKAGAELSKAVN, encoded by the coding sequence ATGACTGGTCAGACCGCGGCGATGAACAAAGCGGAACTGATCGAGGCGATGGCGAGCGAATCCGGACTGAGCAAGGCGGACGCGAAGCGGGCGCTCGACGCGTTTACCCACGCGACGACGAGAGCCTTGGAGAAGGGCGAAAGCGCCGTACTAGTCGGGTTCGGGTCGTTCAGTATCTCGAAGCGCTCCGCCCGGACCGGTCGAAATCCGAAGTCTCGAAACGGGTCCGTAAACGACTCGCCGGTGGCGTTCGACGCCTGCCCGGAGTTTGCGGCCGCGCTCGATCTCAACCCCGGCAAGGGTGACGAGGCCAGCGCCAAGTGCCGAGACGCCGACGTGGTGATCGACGCGGAGTACATCGCGAGTGAAGCGGGACGCAACTCGAGGTTATCGGAGGACGACGCGAAACGGGCGCTCGAGGCGTTCATCAACGCGACGACGAAGGCCCTGAAGAAAGGCGATCGGCTGTCGTTGGGTGGGAAGGAGGACGAGAACGAGGGGTTCGGGTCGTTCAGCATCTCGAAGCGCTCCGCCCGGACCGGACGAAACCCCCAGACCGGAAAAGAGATCCAGATCGCGGCGAAGAACGTGGTCAAGTTCAAGGCGGGCGCCGAACTCTCGAAGGCGGTCAACTGA